The Aeromicrobium sp. Leaf245 genome includes a region encoding these proteins:
- a CDS encoding ABC transporter ATP-binding protein: MSISARTVSWGVRDRLIVDGVDLDVRPGSTVGLLGPNGSGKSSLLRLLAGLRPASSGVVRLGEDDVTQLSRRQVARRLAVVDQDVTTDTQPTVRDVIGLGRLPHRSTWAPTSAADRAVVERAARTTRTSHVLDRAYSTLSGGERQRVQIARALAQEPTELLLDEPTNHLDVRHQLELLELVRAARTTTVMALHDLNLAATYCDTLVVLADGRVRVAGPPAEVLTAELVADVYDVQAVVTVVDEVPHVRFTGVTGA; the protein is encoded by the coding sequence ATGAGCATCAGCGCCCGCACCGTCTCGTGGGGGGTGCGCGACCGGCTGATCGTCGACGGCGTGGACCTCGACGTCCGGCCCGGCAGCACCGTCGGCCTGCTCGGTCCCAACGGGTCCGGCAAGTCGTCGCTGCTGCGACTCCTCGCCGGTCTGCGACCGGCCTCCTCGGGGGTCGTGCGTCTGGGTGAGGACGACGTGACGCAGCTGAGCCGACGGCAGGTGGCGCGTCGTCTCGCCGTGGTCGACCAGGACGTCACCACCGACACCCAGCCGACCGTGCGCGACGTCATCGGTCTCGGACGGCTGCCGCATCGCTCGACGTGGGCTCCCACGTCCGCCGCGGACCGGGCCGTCGTCGAGCGGGCCGCCCGCACCACGCGCACGTCGCACGTGCTCGACCGCGCCTACTCGACGCTCTCCGGGGGCGAGCGCCAGCGGGTGCAGATCGCCAGGGCGCTGGCCCAGGAGCCGACCGAGCTGCTGCTCGACGAGCCCACCAACCACCTCGACGTCCGCCACCAGCTGGAGCTCCTGGAGCTGGTGCGGGCGGCACGCACCACCACCGTGATGGCGCTGCACGACCTCAACCTGGCGGCCACGTACTGCGACACCCTCGTCGTGCTGGCCGACGGTCGGGTCCGGGTCGCGGGGCCACCCGCCGAGGTGCTCACCGCCGAGCTCGTGGCCGACGTCTACGACGTGCAGGCGGTCGTGACCGTCGTGGACGAGGTGCCGCACGTGAGGTTCACCGGGGTGACCGGCGCATGA
- a CDS encoding precorrin-2 C(20)-methyltransferase — MSGRLFGVGVGPGDPELVTLKTARLIRDADVVAYHQGVGKRSNARRIVDDLVPEGVTEEVLQYPVTTGEVQHPGGYAGAMADFYEECAERLRAHLAAGRDVVVLAEGDPMFYGSFMYLHDRLSGDFETEVVAGVPAFAAATALAATPLVRQTDVLTVLPGTLPEAELARRLADTDGAIIMKLGRTFPAVRSALEQAGRLDAALYVERASMPEQRWMPVADVDPSSVPYFSLVVVPGDGHGRRYDAPEPSAGAAEAAQGEVVVVGLGPGPDGWLTPEASDELSRVGHVVGYAPYVARVPQRVGLVRHASGNTVEIDRATHALELARAGERVAVVSGGDAGVFGMATAVLEAQEARSDLHDVVVRVVPGVSAVQAVAARAGAPIGGDFAVMSLSDRLKPWSVVERRLRAVADADLVLAVYNPRSRSRTTQVADMRRILLEHRDPGTVVVVGRDVGRAEESLVVTTLHELDPESIDMKCLLVVGSSTTRVSPTGAVWTPRSVEP; from the coding sequence ATGTCTGGACGACTGTTCGGCGTCGGGGTCGGTCCCGGCGACCCGGAGCTGGTGACGCTCAAGACCGCTCGGCTCATCCGCGACGCGGACGTCGTCGCCTACCACCAGGGCGTCGGCAAGCGCTCGAACGCGCGGCGGATCGTCGACGACCTGGTGCCCGAGGGCGTCACCGAGGAGGTGCTGCAGTACCCGGTCACCACGGGAGAGGTGCAGCACCCCGGTGGCTACGCGGGCGCGATGGCCGACTTCTACGAGGAGTGCGCCGAGCGCCTGCGTGCCCACCTGGCTGCGGGCCGCGACGTCGTGGTGCTCGCCGAGGGCGACCCGATGTTCTACGGCTCGTTCATGTACCTGCACGACCGGCTGTCCGGCGACTTCGAGACGGAGGTGGTGGCCGGGGTCCCGGCGTTCGCCGCCGCCACGGCGCTGGCCGCCACCCCGTTGGTGCGCCAGACCGACGTGCTGACCGTGCTGCCCGGGACGCTCCCGGAGGCCGAGCTGGCCCGACGGCTCGCCGACACCGACGGCGCGATCATCATGAAGCTCGGCCGCACGTTCCCGGCCGTCCGCTCCGCGCTGGAGCAGGCCGGACGGCTCGACGCGGCGCTCTACGTCGAGCGCGCCTCCATGCCCGAGCAGCGGTGGATGCCCGTCGCCGACGTCGACCCGTCGTCGGTGCCGTACTTCTCGCTCGTCGTGGTCCCGGGCGACGGCCACGGCCGGCGCTACGACGCCCCGGAGCCGTCCGCGGGTGCGGCCGAGGCCGCTCAGGGAGAGGTCGTCGTGGTCGGGCTGGGACCCGGGCCCGACGGCTGGCTCACGCCCGAGGCGTCCGACGAGCTGTCGCGCGTGGGGCACGTGGTGGGCTACGCGCCGTACGTGGCGAGGGTGCCGCAGCGGGTCGGGCTCGTCCGGCACGCGTCGGGGAACACGGTCGAGATCGACCGCGCCACCCACGCGCTGGAGCTCGCTCGGGCGGGTGAGCGGGTGGCCGTCGTGTCGGGCGGCGACGCGGGCGTGTTCGGCATGGCCACCGCGGTGCTGGAGGCGCAGGAGGCGCGCTCGGACCTGCACGACGTCGTGGTCCGGGTGGTGCCGGGCGTCTCCGCCGTCCAGGCCGTGGCGGCGCGGGCGGGGGCACCGATCGGCGGTGACTTCGCGGTCATGAGCCTGTCGGACCGGCTGAAGCCGTGGTCGGTCGTCGAGAGGCGGCTGCGCGCCGTGGCCGACGCCGACCTCGTGCTGGCCGTCTACAACCCGCGGTCCCGCTCGCGCACCACCCAGGTCGCGGACATGCGGCGCATCCTGCTCGAGCACCGCGATCCCGGCACCGTGGTGGTCGTGGGCCGCGACGTCGGCCGCGCCGAGGAGTCCCTCGTCGTGACCACCCTGCACGAGCTGGACCCGGAGTCGATCGACATGAAGTGCCTGCTGGTCGTCGGCTCCTCGACCACCCGCGTCAGCCCCACCGGCGCCGTCTGGACCCCCCGCTCCGTCGAGCCCTGA
- a CDS encoding cobalt-precorrin-4/precorrin-4 C(11)-methyltransferase encodes MTVHVVGAGPGAADLLTVRAVRLLEHADVVLYAGTYVDAVLEHCRPDARLVDTQDLDLDAITATCVDGHAAGLEVVRLSSGDPSVYSALHELTRRLDAAGVPWDVTPGVPAYAAAAARLGVELTVPEVVQSVVLTRTQARSTAMPSSEELETFAATGATLCLHLAITRTRDLADRLAAVLGAETPVAVVANASQDAEVVLRGTLADVADQVEAAGLRQAAVILVGPAVSRPEGAESYLYSPTRDRSTKRG; translated from the coding sequence ATGACCGTGCACGTGGTGGGCGCCGGACCCGGTGCCGCGGACCTCCTGACGGTGCGGGCCGTCCGGCTCCTCGAGCACGCCGACGTCGTGCTGTACGCCGGCACCTACGTCGACGCCGTGCTCGAGCACTGCCGACCCGACGCACGCCTCGTCGACACCCAGGACCTCGACCTCGACGCGATCACGGCCACGTGCGTCGACGGGCACGCGGCGGGACTCGAGGTGGTGCGGCTGTCGTCGGGCGACCCGTCGGTGTACTCGGCGCTGCACGAGCTGACGCGTCGGCTCGACGCCGCCGGCGTGCCGTGGGACGTCACCCCTGGAGTACCCGCCTACGCCGCGGCCGCGGCCCGCTTGGGGGTCGAGCTGACCGTGCCCGAGGTGGTGCAGTCGGTGGTTCTCACCCGCACCCAGGCGCGCTCCACCGCGATGCCGTCGAGCGAGGAGCTGGAGACCTTCGCGGCGACGGGTGCCACGTTGTGCCTGCACCTGGCCATCACCCGCACCCGTGACCTGGCCGACCGGCTCGCGGCCGTGCTCGGTGCCGAGACGCCCGTGGCGGTCGTCGCGAACGCGTCGCAGGACGCCGAGGTGGTGCTGCGCGGCACCCTCGCCGACGTGGCGGACCAGGTGGAGGCCGCGGGCCTGCGCCAGGCCGCCGTCATCCTCGTCGGGCCGGCGGTCTCGCGACCGGAGGGCGCTGAGTCCTACCTCTACTCCCCCACCCGCGACCGGTCCACCAAGCGCGGCTAG
- a CDS encoding hemolysin family protein produces MSNPWVVLAVTVLIIAASAFFVAVEFALLAAKRHRLEDAAPHSRAARAALRSSSELTVLLAGSQLGITLCVLALGATAKPAVHYALTPVFEDWGMPYWVADATGFVLALVVMTFLHLVVGEMMPKSWAIAHPERSATLLAIPMRAFMWFTRPVLTLLNNAANRCLVIVGVDPVDTVAAGSDPDDLRHLVKHSAEAGALEAGYSRSLSRVLALRDLTVGDLLRPGAGPTSVAPGVTVADVQAAAERSGHLRILVVDGDEVHGVVHVRETLVRDRDEGVADLVRDPFFLDAATPVHEALTAMRDTSQHLAVVRTARGVGVVTLADVLTRLLDEVPA; encoded by the coding sequence ATGAGCAACCCCTGGGTGGTCCTCGCGGTCACCGTCCTCATCATCGCGGCGAGCGCCTTCTTCGTCGCCGTCGAGTTCGCGCTGCTCGCGGCCAAGCGACACCGCCTCGAGGACGCTGCACCCCACAGCCGGGCCGCGCGCGCCGCCCTGCGCTCGTCGTCGGAGCTCACCGTGCTGCTGGCTGGTTCCCAGCTGGGCATCACGCTCTGCGTTCTCGCGCTCGGCGCCACCGCCAAGCCCGCGGTGCACTACGCCCTCACGCCCGTCTTCGAGGACTGGGGCATGCCGTACTGGGTGGCCGACGCCACGGGCTTCGTGCTCGCGCTCGTCGTCATGACGTTCCTGCACCTCGTGGTCGGCGAGATGATGCCGAAGTCGTGGGCGATCGCCCACCCCGAGCGCTCCGCCACCCTGCTCGCCATCCCGATGCGCGCCTTCATGTGGTTCACGCGTCCGGTGCTCACGTTGCTCAACAACGCGGCGAACCGGTGCCTGGTGATCGTCGGCGTCGATCCGGTCGACACCGTGGCCGCCGGCTCCGACCCCGACGACCTGCGTCACCTCGTGAAGCACTCTGCCGAGGCCGGGGCGCTCGAGGCCGGGTACTCCAGGTCGCTGTCGCGGGTGCTCGCGCTGCGCGACCTCACCGTCGGCGACCTGCTGCGACCCGGGGCCGGGCCGACGTCAGTGGCTCCGGGGGTCACCGTGGCCGACGTGCAGGCCGCGGCCGAGCGCAGCGGGCACCTGCGGATCCTCGTGGTCGACGGAGACGAGGTGCACGGGGTGGTGCACGTGCGCGAGACGCTCGTGCGCGACCGTGACGAGGGCGTGGCCGACCTGGTGCGCGATCCGTTCTTCCTCGACGCAGCCACCCCGGTGCACGAGGCGTTGACCGCGATGCGGGACACCAGCCAGCATCTCGCGGTGGTCCGCACGGCGCGGGGTGTCGGTGTGGTGACCCTCGCCGACGTGCTGACCCGTCTGCTCGACGAGGTTCCCGCCTAG
- a CDS encoding hemolysin family protein, which yields MITVLSLLLGLLVVLAITAATGYFVAQEFAYMTVDRSRLNARAAQGDKGAQRALAVTDRTSFMLSGAQLGITITGLLVGYVAEPLIGRAFGDILGGVGVPTAVGIGIGTVLALVFATFVQMIFGELFPKNLAIARPEPVARWLAVSTTLYLKLFGWLIWFFDQSANVLLRALRIEPVHDVDSTATARDLEHIVAESRDSGDLPRDLSFLLDRAIDFPRRDVEHAMIPRSRVDVVRSDDTVARLREEMATGHSRYPVLDDDERLVGVVHLIDVMTATSGPTSSTAADLARDAVVVPDIMLLPAARRTLEETRSQLACVIDEHGGLAGVLTLEDLAEELVGEITDEHDDERPLAVPQGDDAWLFSGDAHLDEVERVLEHDLPELDDVETLAGLVIAEAGALPEVGASIEVDLPPDAATLVLDDQPDAPRLRLEVLEVEHYVPSSVRVSWVVRPYEPEPSRDESTHDGEVK from the coding sequence GTGATCACGGTCCTCTCCCTCCTCCTCGGCCTCCTGGTGGTGCTCGCCATCACCGCCGCGACGGGCTACTTCGTCGCCCAGGAGTTCGCGTACATGACCGTCGACCGGTCGCGGCTCAACGCCCGCGCGGCGCAGGGCGACAAGGGCGCGCAACGTGCCCTCGCGGTCACCGACCGGACGTCGTTCATGCTGTCCGGCGCCCAGCTGGGCATCACGATCACGGGACTGCTCGTGGGCTACGTCGCCGAACCACTCATCGGACGGGCGTTCGGGGACATCCTCGGCGGGGTCGGCGTCCCGACCGCCGTCGGCATCGGCATCGGCACGGTGCTCGCGCTCGTGTTCGCCACCTTCGTGCAGATGATCTTCGGCGAGCTGTTCCCGAAGAACCTGGCCATCGCCCGCCCGGAGCCCGTGGCCCGCTGGCTCGCCGTCTCCACCACCCTGTACCTCAAGCTCTTCGGCTGGCTCATCTGGTTCTTCGACCAGTCGGCCAACGTGCTGCTGCGCGCGCTGCGCATCGAGCCCGTCCACGACGTCGACAGCACCGCCACCGCCCGCGACCTCGAGCACATCGTGGCCGAGTCGCGCGACAGCGGCGACCTGCCGCGTGACCTGTCGTTCCTGCTCGACCGGGCGATCGACTTCCCGCGGCGCGACGTCGAGCACGCGATGATCCCGCGCAGCCGTGTCGACGTCGTGCGCTCCGACGACACGGTCGCGCGCCTGCGCGAAGAGATGGCCACCGGCCACTCGCGTTACCCGGTGCTCGACGACGACGAGCGCCTCGTCGGCGTGGTGCACCTCATCGACGTCATGACCGCCACGAGCGGCCCGACCAGCAGCACCGCCGCCGACCTCGCCCGGGACGCCGTCGTGGTGCCCGACATCATGCTGCTGCCGGCCGCCCGCCGGACGTTGGAGGAGACGCGGTCGCAGCTGGCGTGCGTCATCGACGAGCACGGTGGCCTGGCCGGGGTCCTCACCCTCGAGGACCTGGCCGAGGAGCTGGTCGGCGAGATCACCGACGAGCACGACGACGAACGTCCCCTCGCCGTGCCCCAGGGCGACGACGCGTGGCTGTTCTCCGGCGACGCGCATCTCGACGAGGTGGAGCGCGTGCTCGAGCACGACCTGCCCGAGCTCGACGATGTCGAGACCCTGGCGGGCCTCGTCATCGCGGAGGCCGGGGCCCTGCCCGAGGTGGGCGCGAGCATCGAGGTCGACCTGCCGCCCGACGCCGCCACGCTCGTGCTCGACGACCAGCCCGACGCTCCACGCCTGCGGCTCGAGGTGCTCGAGGTCGAGCACTACGTGCCGTCGTCGGTGCGGGTGAGCTGGGTGGTCAGGCCCTACGAGCCCGAGCCCTCCCGCGACGAGTCCACGCACGACGGAGAGGTGAAGTGA
- the cobO gene encoding cob(I)yrinic acid a,c-diamide adenosyltransferase: MPQGQPLVVPDDGLTTRQRRNRPLVMVHTGPGKGKSTAAFGLAMRAWNQGWKVGVFQFVKSAKWRVGEQSVLEHLGRLHETEGLGGPVEWHKMGSGWSWSRKSGTDDDHAVAAAEGWAEIKRRLAAETHDLYVLDEFTYPMKWGWVDVDDVADTLASRPGRQHVVITGRDAAPRLLEVADLVTEMTKVKHPMDAGQKGQRGIEW; the protein is encoded by the coding sequence ATGCCGCAGGGTCAGCCGCTGGTCGTCCCCGACGACGGCCTCACCACCCGCCAGCGCCGCAACCGTCCGCTCGTCATGGTGCACACCGGCCCCGGCAAGGGGAAGTCCACCGCCGCGTTCGGCCTGGCCATGCGCGCCTGGAACCAGGGCTGGAAGGTCGGCGTGTTCCAGTTCGTCAAGTCCGCCAAGTGGCGCGTCGGCGAGCAGTCCGTGCTCGAGCACCTGGGCCGCCTGCACGAGACCGAGGGCCTCGGCGGGCCCGTCGAGTGGCACAAGATGGGCTCGGGCTGGTCGTGGTCGCGCAAGTCCGGCACCGATGACGACCACGCCGTCGCGGCCGCCGAGGGCTGGGCCGAGATCAAGCGCCGTCTCGCCGCCGAGACCCACGACCTCTACGTGCTCGACGAGTTCACCTACCCCATGAAGTGGGGCTGGGTCGACGTCGACGACGTCGCCGACACCCTCGCGTCGCGGCCCGGTCGCCAGCACGTGGTGATCACCGGACGCGACGCCGCCCCCCGGCTCCTGGAGGTGGCCGACCTCGTCACGGAGATGACGAAGGTCAAGCACCCCATGGACGCCGGCCAGAAGGGTCAGCGAGGCATCGAGTGGTGA
- a CDS encoding precorrin-8X methylmutase, translated as MRAPTRRFDYEGSGAAIYVDSFATIRRETDLSRIPADAEKVAVRMIHGTGQTDLVDDLVVHPRLVSSARAALRSGAPILCDATMVASGVTRARLPQDNDVLCLLRDERVPDLAREWGTTRSAAALSLWGDRLDGAVVAIGNAPTALFHLLELLADGAPRPAAVVGVPVGFIGAAESKDALASFADTHGIDVPFVTVRGRRGGSAMAASALNALAQEEE; from the coding sequence ATGAGAGCCCCCACCCGACGCTTCGACTACGAGGGCAGCGGCGCTGCCATCTACGTCGACTCCTTCGCGACGATCCGGCGGGAGACCGACCTGTCGCGCATCCCCGCCGACGCCGAGAAGGTGGCGGTGCGGATGATCCACGGCACCGGGCAGACGGACCTGGTCGACGACCTCGTGGTCCACCCGCGGCTGGTGTCGTCGGCGCGAGCGGCGCTGCGGTCGGGCGCACCGATCCTGTGCGACGCGACGATGGTGGCCTCCGGAGTCACCCGGGCGCGGCTCCCGCAGGACAACGACGTGCTGTGCCTGCTGCGCGACGAGCGGGTGCCGGACCTGGCGCGGGAGTGGGGGACCACCCGGTCGGCGGCCGCGCTCTCGTTGTGGGGCGACCGGCTCGACGGTGCGGTCGTGGCGATCGGCAACGCGCCCACGGCCCTGTTCCACCTGCTGGAGCTGCTGGCCGACGGTGCGCCCAGACCGGCGGCCGTCGTGGGGGTGCCAGTGGGCTTCATCGGTGCTGCCGAGTCGAAGGACGCGCTCGCGTCGTTCGCCGACACCCACGGCATCGACGTGCCGTTCGTGACCGTGCGCGGGCGTCGGGGTGGCTCGGCCATGGCGGCGTCGGCCCTCAACGCGCTGGCGCAGGAGGAGGAGTAG
- the cbiE gene encoding precorrin-6y C5,15-methyltransferase (decarboxylating) subunit CbiE, whose amino-acid sequence MTSARSPLLVVGIGADGWPGLDAARRAVVESADVLLGGERHLAMVPVDVPAERVPWPSPLRDGLPDLVSGFEGRRVVALASGDPLVSGIGTTLVGLLGADAVEVLPGVSSVALARARMRWSAESSDVVTVVGRDVHRLVTAFAPGARLLVLCSDASTPAAVAALLASHGYGTSTLTALTDLGAKTESRTEGVATTWTDDVGALTVLAVEVRDAGARALPLVPGLPDDAFEHDGQVTKRDVRASALARLAPTPGALLWDVGAGAGSVSVEWARTHPRCRAVAVERDAERAERIVRNTRTLGVPEVQVVTGAAPDALADLDTPDAVFVGGGATGRGVLDACWGALRPGGRLVVHGVTLETEQLLVAWHTEHGGELVRLLVETAAPLGSFTSWTPARAVTQWSVVKEGRA is encoded by the coding sequence ATGACCTCCGCTCGCTCCCCCCTCCTCGTCGTCGGGATCGGTGCCGATGGCTGGCCCGGGCTCGATGCCGCCCGCCGGGCCGTGGTCGAGTCGGCCGACGTCCTCCTGGGGGGCGAGCGGCACCTGGCGATGGTCCCCGTGGACGTGCCGGCCGAGCGCGTGCCGTGGCCTTCGCCCCTGCGCGACGGGCTTCCGGACCTGGTCTCCGGGTTCGAGGGGCGGCGCGTGGTCGCGCTCGCGTCGGGCGACCCGCTGGTCTCCGGCATCGGCACCACGCTCGTCGGCCTGCTCGGTGCCGACGCCGTCGAGGTGCTGCCGGGCGTCTCGTCCGTCGCCCTGGCGCGGGCACGGATGCGCTGGTCCGCGGAGTCGTCGGACGTCGTGACCGTGGTGGGCCGCGACGTGCACCGACTCGTGACCGCCTTCGCCCCGGGGGCCCGTCTGCTGGTGCTGTGCTCGGACGCGTCGACGCCCGCGGCCGTGGCCGCGCTGCTCGCGTCGCACGGCTACGGCACGAGCACGCTGACCGCACTCACCGACCTGGGTGCGAAGACCGAGTCCCGCACCGAGGGTGTCGCGACCACCTGGACGGACGACGTCGGCGCGCTGACCGTGCTGGCCGTCGAGGTCCGCGACGCGGGTGCGCGTGCGCTGCCGCTCGTGCCCGGCCTGCCCGACGACGCCTTCGAGCACGACGGCCAGGTCACCAAGCGCGACGTGCGGGCCAGCGCCCTCGCGCGCCTGGCCCCGACGCCCGGCGCCCTGCTGTGGGACGTCGGCGCGGGCGCCGGGTCGGTGTCAGTGGAGTGGGCGCGCACCCACCCGAGGTGCCGGGCCGTCGCCGTCGAGCGGGACGCCGAGCGTGCCGAGCGGATCGTCCGAAACACCCGCACCCTCGGCGTGCCCGAGGTGCAGGTGGTCACGGGCGCGGCGCCCGATGCGCTCGCCGACCTGGACACCCCCGACGCGGTGTTCGTCGGTGGCGGTGCGACGGGCCGCGGCGTGCTCGACGCCTGCTGGGGGGCGCTGCGCCCGGGTGGACGCCTGGTGGTGCACGGCGTCACGCTCGAGACCGAGCAGCTGCTCGTCGCGTGGCACACCGAGCACGGCGGCGAGCTGGTGCGGCTGCTCGTCGAGACGGCCGCACCCCTCGGGTCGTTCACGTCGTGGACCCCGGCCCGTGCGGTGACGCAGTGGTCGGTCGTGAAGGAAGGACGCGCATGA
- a CDS encoding VWA domain-containing protein, with protein sequence MPQHYPFTAVVGAEPDQLDDMALALVLTTISPAIGGVLVRGEKGTAKSTLVRALAAVLPPIEVVAGDRFSSDPADSALSPDGPFGPDAPVESRPVRLVELPVGATEDRVLGSLDLEQALGSGVTRYEPGLLARAHRGVLYVDEVNLLHDHLVDLLLDAAAMGRSTVERDGVSVEHAARFVLIGTMNPEEGELRPQLLDRFGLAVEVAAPRDPATRAEVVRRRLAFDADPTGFAARFADAEAALTARISAAQDLVTQVPLDDATLVAIAELCSAFGVDGLRADIVTARTAAAHAAWHGRTTITRDDVRAAARLALPHRRRRNPFDETGLDESELDDLLGPDEPPAGGPDDGGSDGPDDEGPDDGGPDGGGPGGGSDTSADAPAPGEAPAPSGGDAGEGSGQAAESTVGAGQPVRARLLQVDGVGAGVSGRRSRAVTDDGRRIGARTPAGRSGSLHLVETVRAAAPHQHARGRGEGGRVLLRPADLRVAVREGRESNLVLLCVDASGSMAARRRMEQVKTAVLSLLLDAYQRRDKVGLVTFRGADATLDLPPTSSVDVAARRLEELPAGGRTPLAEGLAAAADALRLERIRDPLRRPLLVVVTDGRATSGPDALARAHRAADHLHRSGVASVVVDCETGGFRLGLAAVLADRLGAQHLPLGEVSAEALTNAVRSVRPGPGTPAGAREVA encoded by the coding sequence ATGCCACAGCACTACCCCTTCACGGCCGTCGTCGGAGCCGAGCCCGACCAGCTCGACGACATGGCCCTCGCCCTCGTCCTCACGACGATCTCGCCCGCCATCGGCGGCGTGCTCGTACGAGGGGAGAAGGGCACGGCCAAGTCGACCCTCGTGCGTGCCCTCGCGGCCGTGCTGCCGCCGATCGAGGTGGTCGCGGGCGACCGGTTCTCCAGCGATCCTGCCGACTCCGCCCTGTCGCCCGACGGTCCGTTCGGGCCGGACGCACCGGTCGAGTCCCGGCCCGTGCGGCTCGTCGAGCTGCCCGTCGGCGCCACCGAGGACCGCGTGCTCGGCTCCCTCGACCTCGAGCAGGCCCTCGGCAGTGGCGTCACCCGCTACGAGCCCGGCCTGCTGGCTCGCGCGCACCGCGGCGTGCTCTACGTCGACGAGGTCAACCTGCTGCACGACCACCTGGTCGACCTCCTGCTCGACGCGGCCGCGATGGGCCGCTCCACGGTGGAGCGCGACGGCGTGTCCGTGGAGCACGCCGCCCGGTTCGTCCTCATCGGCACGATGAACCCCGAGGAGGGCGAGCTGCGGCCCCAGCTGCTGGACCGCTTCGGCCTCGCCGTGGAGGTGGCCGCGCCGCGCGACCCGGCCACCCGCGCCGAGGTCGTGCGTCGCCGGCTGGCCTTCGACGCCGACCCGACCGGCTTCGCGGCGCGCTTCGCCGACGCCGAGGCCGCGCTCACCGCCAGGATCAGTGCCGCCCAGGACCTCGTGACCCAGGTGCCGCTCGACGACGCGACCCTGGTCGCCATCGCGGAGCTGTGCTCGGCGTTCGGGGTCGACGGCCTGCGTGCTGACATCGTGACCGCCCGTACCGCTGCCGCCCACGCGGCGTGGCACGGTCGCACCACCATCACCCGCGACGACGTGCGCGCGGCAGCCCGCCTGGCGCTGCCGCACCGACGTCGGCGCAACCCCTTCGACGAGACCGGGCTCGACGAGTCCGAGCTCGACGACCTGCTCGGCCCGGACGAGCCGCCCGCGGGCGGCCCCGACGACGGGGGCTCCGACGGTCCTGACGACGAGGGCCCTGACGACGGGGGACCCGACGGCGGTGGCCCCGGCGGCGGCAGCGACACCTCGGCCGACGCGCCCGCGCCCGGCGAGGCGCCCGCCCCGTCCGGCGGCGACGCCGGCGAGGGCTCCGGCCAGGCCGCGGAGTCCACGGTCGGCGCCGGGCAGCCGGTGCGGGCCCGCTTGCTGCAGGTCGACGGCGTGGGTGCCGGCGTCTCGGGTCGTCGTTCGCGCGCGGTGACCGACGACGGCCGGCGCATCGGCGCGCGCACCCCGGCCGGCCGCAGCGGCTCGCTGCACCTCGTCGAGACGGTCCGCGCGGCCGCGCCGCACCAGCACGCCCGCGGACGCGGCGAGGGTGGCCGCGTGCTGCTGCGACCCGCCGACCTGCGCGTCGCCGTGCGCGAGGGGCGCGAGTCCAACCTGGTGCTGCTCTGCGTCGACGCCTCGGGCTCCATGGCCGCGCGCCGCCGCATGGAGCAGGTCAAGACCGCCGTGCTCTCGCTGCTGCTCGACGCCTACCAGCGCCGCGACAAGGTCGGACTCGTCACCTTCCGCGGCGCCGACGCCACGCTCGACCTGCCACCCACGTCGTCGGTCGACGTCGCCGCGCGCCGGCTCGAGGAGCTGCCGGCGGGCGGCCGCACCCCGCTGGCCGAGGGCCTCGCCGCTGCCGCAGACGCTCTGCGTCTCGAGCGCATCCGCGACCCGCTGCGCCGGCCGCTGCTCGTGGTCGTCACCGACGGTCGTGCCACGTCGGGCCCGGACGCCCTGGCCCGCGCCCACCGGGCGGCCGACCACCTCCACCGCTCCGGCGTGGCGTCGGTGGTCGTCGACTGCGAGACCGGCGGGTTCCGGCTGGGGCTCGCCGCCGTGCTGGCCGACCGTCTGGGTGCTCAGCACCTGCCGCTGGGCGAGGTCAGCGCGGAGGCGCTCACCAACGCTGTTCGATCTGTCCGCCCGGGGCCCGGAACCCCCGCCGGGGCGAGAGAGGTGGCCTGA